In Rhodobacteraceae bacterium LMO-JJ12, a single window of DNA contains:
- a CDS encoding TRAP transporter fused permease subunit — MAINQQFLLNMFGFQPLGNAYLYYLIGIFLAVTFVTLPARRNQGEKLFWVNLVLAVAAIVSGGWLGLHGLDIIQRGWEHDAPLVVDVMATMLILLVLEGVRRAGGPILLFTALLFGTFPLYADHMPGFLWGNQFTLVGTIRAHVLGVEAIIGIPMQVVAELVIGFVIFGSVLVITKGSDFFMNLASALLGHSRGGPAKVAVMGSGILGSLSGSVISNILTSAPFSVPTMRKVGYPASYAAAIEACASTGATLMPPVMGTVAFVMASFLGVQYSAIVIAAVIPALLFYAALLFQVDMYAARTGLKGLPRSDIPPLWPVLKSGWPYLLSLAVLIFVLMGLRLEARSPYYASAVMLIATAFNKETRLTLSRAKRLLLDISVNVANLVAVLAGIGLVIGGLAYTGVAGSFSRELLLYAGGNTALMLLAGAVTSFILGMGMTVTACYIFLSILLAPALVQAGFNPIASHLFILYWGMLSFITPPVALAAITAANIAGAKPMETGFRAMRLGMPLFVLPFIFVYDPALIMEGSAIEILERVGLTLVAIWAITSAFESWIYKVGKIGVFSRIVFAVGGILVILPELLTSLIGVIALITVIAANLVLRRRRQDASAIV, encoded by the coding sequence ATGGCCATCAACCAACAGTTCTTGCTAAACATGTTTGGATTTCAGCCGCTTGGGAATGCTTATCTCTATTACCTGATCGGGATTTTTCTTGCCGTTACATTCGTGACGCTGCCGGCCCGAAGAAACCAGGGCGAGAAACTCTTTTGGGTGAACCTTGTTCTTGCCGTGGCGGCCATTGTGAGTGGGGGATGGCTGGGGCTGCACGGGCTGGATATCATTCAGAGGGGTTGGGAGCACGACGCGCCGCTGGTTGTTGACGTTATGGCGACGATGTTGATTTTACTCGTCCTTGAGGGGGTCCGTCGAGCGGGCGGTCCTATCTTGCTTTTCACAGCGCTGCTGTTTGGCACTTTCCCTCTTTATGCCGACCACATGCCGGGCTTTCTTTGGGGGAATCAATTTACCCTGGTTGGCACGATCCGAGCACATGTTCTGGGGGTCGAAGCGATCATCGGTATCCCGATGCAGGTTGTCGCCGAGCTGGTGATCGGTTTCGTCATTTTCGGGTCGGTTCTCGTTATTACCAAAGGCAGTGATTTCTTCATGAACCTGGCGTCAGCGCTTCTGGGTCATAGCCGTGGTGGGCCTGCAAAGGTGGCCGTTATGGGGTCGGGCATACTCGGCTCATTGTCGGGGAGTGTGATTTCCAACATCCTGACCTCGGCTCCGTTCAGCGTTCCGACCATGCGAAAAGTCGGCTACCCGGCCAGCTATGCCGCCGCCATCGAGGCCTGTGCTTCAACCGGGGCCACGCTTATGCCGCCGGTGATGGGGACCGTGGCCTTTGTCATGGCGTCTTTCTTGGGGGTCCAGTATTCAGCGATCGTTATCGCGGCTGTCATTCCGGCGCTTTTGTTTTATGCGGCGCTGTTGTTTCAGGTTGATATGTATGCCGCCCGGACGGGCCTAAAGGGATTGCCGCGCAGCGATATCCCGCCTCTCTGGCCTGTGCTTAAATCGGGTTGGCCGTATCTTCTCAGTCTTGCCGTGCTGATCTTCGTGTTGATGGGGCTGCGACTGGAAGCGCGCTCGCCGTATTATGCTTCTGCGGTCATGCTTATTGCGACGGCTTTCAATAAAGAAACACGTTTGACCCTATCGCGTGCAAAGCGGTTGTTGTTGGACATTTCGGTCAACGTGGCAAATCTGGTCGCGGTTCTGGCAGGGATCGGGTTGGTTATCGGGGGGCTGGCTTATACCGGTGTGGCCGGGTCATTTTCGCGCGAACTTCTGCTTTATGCAGGGGGCAATACCGCGCTGATGCTGCTCGCCGGGGCGGTGACGAGCTTTATCCTTGGTATGGGGATGACGGTTACGGCCTGCTATATCTTTCTTTCAATTCTGTTGGCACCGGCGCTGGTGCAGGCAGGGTTCAACCCTATCGCCAGCCACCTGTTCATCCTTTACTGGGGGATGCTCTCCTTCATTACGCCGCCTGTCGCGCTTGCTGCGATTACAGCGGCCAATATTGCGGGGGCGAAGCCGATGGAGACGGGATTTCGGGCCATGAGGCTGGGGATGCCGCTTTTCGTCCTGCCGTTTATTTTCGTCTATGATCCGGCGTTGATCATGGAGGGCAGCGCCATCGAGATTTTGGAGCGGGTCGGCCTGACGTTGGTAGCAATCTGGGCGATTACATCGGCCTTTGAGAGCTGGATATACAAAGTCGGCAAGATAGGTGTCTTTAGTCGCATTGTTTTCGCTGTCGGCGGCATTCTGGTTATCCTGCCGGAGCTACTCACCAGTTTGATTGGGGTTATCGCCCTGATCACGGTGATCGCCGCAAATCTGGTTTTGAGACGTCGCAGACAAGACGCCTCAGCAATCGTCTGA
- a CDS encoding RidA family protein codes for MKMKNRKYIQPAGMAEAVGPFARAVLIDKYLHIAGTTALSHVSGDYYERFVPEGIEEQTRLTLENIKMCVEEAGGTMDDIFKVVIMVKNPEDYKAMNRVRAEYFKNSPPISTCFRAEVMRSDILVEMDAVAYIDT; via the coding sequence ATGAAAATGAAAAATAGAAAGTACATTCAACCTGCGGGAATGGCAGAAGCTGTAGGCCCTTTTGCAAGAGCTGTTCTCATCGACAAATATTTGCATATCGCGGGAACGACAGCATTGAGCCATGTGAGCGGCGATTACTATGAACGCTTTGTCCCGGAAGGGATTGAAGAGCAGACAAGACTCACATTGGAAAATATCAAGATGTGTGTCGAGGAAGCTGGTGGGACTATGGATGATATCTTCAAGGTCGTCATCATGGTCAAAAACCCGGAGGACTATAAGGCAATGAACCGTGTTCGTGCCGAATACTTCAAAAACTCGCCCCCGATCAGCACCTGTTTCCGGGCCGAGGTCATGAGATCGGACATCTTGGTGGAGATGGATGCGGTGGCCTATATCGACACCTGA
- a CDS encoding YciI family protein: protein MIAWEDYKEVAKARGCLALELYAAISTPAKEPQDPEASLAEHLAYQTELERRKALAFAGPMSDETGTFMQGIGLIIYRAESLAAARALADADPMHKSGERTYVLRRWLVNEGSFTLSVGLSTNHVTLR from the coding sequence GTGATAGCTTGGGAAGACTATAAAGAGGTGGCAAAGGCACGCGGATGTTTGGCGCTTGAACTCTATGCGGCGATATCAACCCCCGCCAAAGAACCGCAAGATCCCGAGGCCTCGCTCGCTGAACACCTCGCGTATCAAACGGAACTGGAACGCAGGAAGGCTTTGGCTTTCGCAGGGCCGATGTCTGATGAAACGGGCACATTCATGCAGGGAATTGGCCTCATCATCTACCGCGCGGAAAGCCTGGCAGCGGCCCGCGCTCTCGCCGATGCTGATCCGATGCACAAATCGGGCGAGCGCACTTATGTCTTGCGGCGCTGGCTCGTCAACGAAGGCTCGTTCACCCTGTCTGTGGGGCTCTCCACCAACCATGTAACGCTGCGCTGA
- a CDS encoding fumarylacetoacetate hydrolase family protein encodes MKYLVGETTGGTAVFAVIGAEAVSLTALDAAVGQDLTALIADPALAASVAAKIDGAPRISVASITPALPVARPGTIICLGLNYTDHIKEGGYDIPDYPALFMRGKNSIMAAGAPMVRPTCSEKLDYEAELMLIMGKGGRHISEADALDHVFGYTVFNDGSVRDYQRKTHQWTPGKNFDDTGAIGPFVVTPDEIPAGASGLKIESRVGSEILQSSNTANMIWSVAQTIATISEYTTLEPGDLIAMGTPPGVGHAKKPNPRWLVPGEVVEIEIEGIGICSSPIVDEKDMPGAAAAK; translated from the coding sequence ATGAAATATCTGGTGGGTGAGACGACAGGCGGCACTGCTGTATTTGCAGTAATAGGTGCGGAAGCCGTTAGCCTTACGGCTTTGGACGCTGCTGTTGGTCAGGATCTTACGGCGTTGATAGCCGACCCTGCGTTGGCAGCCTCAGTCGCGGCCAAGATTGACGGCGCCCCGAGAATCTCGGTTGCCTCCATCACGCCAGCCTTGCCGGTGGCAAGGCCCGGCACGATCATTTGCCTCGGATTGAACTACACCGATCACATCAAGGAAGGGGGTTACGACATCCCCGATTACCCGGCGCTGTTCATGCGTGGCAAGAACTCGATCATGGCTGCTGGCGCACCTATGGTGAGGCCGACTTGCTCTGAAAAGCTCGACTATGAAGCCGAATTGATGCTGATCATGGGGAAGGGTGGGCGCCACATTTCCGAGGCAGATGCTCTGGATCACGTGTTTGGTTATACCGTTTTTAACGACGGGTCGGTGCGTGACTATCAACGCAAGACGCACCAGTGGACGCCGGGCAAGAATTTTGACGACACGGGCGCCATTGGTCCCTTTGTTGTGACGCCTGACGAGATTCCGGCGGGTGCCTCTGGTCTCAAAATCGAAAGCCGCGTTGGCAGCGAGATTTTGCAGTCGTCAAATACAGCCAACATGATCTGGTCGGTGGCGCAGACGATTGCCACGATTTCGGAATATACCACGCTTGAGCCGGGCGATCTGATTGCCATGGGAACACCGCCGGGTGTCGGGCACGCCAAAAAGCCAAATCCGCGTTGGTTGGTTCCGGGAGAAGTTGTGGAAATCGAGATCGAAGGCATTGGCATTTGCTCAAGCCCGATTGTCGATGAAAAGGACATGCCGGGCGCGGCGGCGGCGAAATGA
- a CDS encoding malonic semialdehyde reductase encodes MNAPGTSLSGVELEALRAEAQADHRELRSRMSRLSGVAIDLILRKARSHYAWTDKTVPDALLEEIFQIAINGPTSMNTLPARFVFVKSPEGKARLAKSLKPQNVAKMMSAPVTAIIAQDRDFWQELPFLFPHENRRHLFDGKEAYCEETAFRNATLQGAYFMIAARSVGLDVGAMSGFSNAIVDEEFFAGTSLRSNFLCNIGYADETALFQKLPRFAFDQVCSMA; translated from the coding sequence ATGAACGCGCCGGGTACTTCTCTCTCCGGTGTAGAGCTGGAGGCATTGCGTGCCGAGGCGCAGGCGGATCACCGCGAGCTGCGCAGTCGCATGAGCCGTTTGTCGGGCGTTGCGATTGATCTGATCCTTCGCAAGGCGCGGTCGCATTATGCCTGGACGGACAAGACCGTTCCTGACGCGCTACTGGAAGAGATTTTCCAGATTGCCATCAATGGGCCGACGTCGATGAACACACTGCCTGCGCGGTTTGTCTTCGTTAAGTCGCCCGAGGGAAAGGCGCGGCTGGCAAAATCGCTCAAGCCGCAGAACGTCGCAAAAATGATGAGCGCACCTGTCACCGCGATTATCGCGCAGGATAGGGACTTTTGGCAGGAATTGCCGTTTCTGTTTCCGCATGAGAATCGCCGGCATTTGTTCGACGGCAAGGAAGCCTATTGCGAAGAGACGGCCTTTCGTAACGCCACCTTGCAGGGCGCCTATTTCATGATCGCGGCGCGTTCTGTCGGTTTGGATGTGGGCGCAATGTCGGGCTTTTCAAACGCGATCGTTGATGAGGAGTTCTTTGCGGGCACGAGCCTGAGATCAAATTTCTTGTGCAACATCGGTTACGCCGATGAGACGGCTTTGTTTCAGAAACTGCCGCGTTTTGCATTTGATCAGGTGTGCAGCATGGCCTGA
- a CDS encoding C4-dicarboxylate TRAP transporter substrate-binding protein, whose translation MFNWTRRSLIGAAIATMTALPAVAQEKISAVVIDGYPDRSMWVKEFSNFFIPEVDRRLAETGNYVMNWQENYGGSIVKPKGVLEGIQLGLGDIGIVTTIFHSSKLPSQGLASVTPFVSSDARAVAKAVDEIAREFPAMQNEFSAQNQIYLATGVVLNSYQVFSSREVSSLADLEGMKVAGAGMDLRYLEGINNAAGVSGGLTDFYNMVQTGLVEAALLWPEAAATFKISEVAPYMLRADIGAANSKTVTVNKDYWDKLPEEVKGVLKAVAIDYRDHLAGMAMDRADAAEKAYVAAGGTIINVSDADRKAWANAMPNIAQEWAETLNANGEQGTEILAAYIGKLKAAGFVGARDWTQP comes from the coding sequence ATGTTTAATTGGACACGACGCAGCCTTATTGGCGCAGCAATTGCGACCATGACGGCCTTGCCTGCTGTGGCGCAGGAAAAGATATCAGCGGTGGTGATTGATGGTTACCCAGACCGCTCGATGTGGGTCAAAGAATTCAGCAACTTCTTTATCCCCGAGGTTGACCGCCGTTTGGCCGAAACCGGCAACTATGTCATGAACTGGCAGGAAAACTATGGCGGTTCGATCGTAAAGCCAAAAGGCGTTCTTGAAGGCATTCAGCTCGGGCTCGGCGACATTGGTATCGTGACCACGATTTTCCATTCGTCCAAATTGCCTAGCCAGGGGCTTGCATCAGTAACACCTTTTGTGTCCAGCGATGCGCGCGCTGTAGCCAAAGCAGTTGACGAAATTGCACGTGAATTTCCGGCGATGCAAAACGAATTCTCCGCCCAGAACCAGATCTATCTGGCAACGGGAGTCGTGTTGAACAGCTATCAGGTCTTCTCCAGCCGTGAAGTTTCCAGTTTGGCTGATCTTGAAGGTATGAAAGTTGCTGGCGCGGGTATGGATTTGCGGTATCTGGAAGGTATCAACAATGCGGCTGGCGTGAGCGGCGGCCTAACCGACTTTTACAATATGGTGCAAACCGGCCTCGTAGAGGCCGCGTTGCTGTGGCCTGAAGCGGCTGCGACCTTCAAGATTTCAGAGGTCGCCCCTTACATGCTGCGCGCCGATATTGGGGCTGCGAACTCAAAGACTGTAACCGTTAATAAAGACTATTGGGACAAGTTGCCCGAAGAGGTCAAAGGCGTGTTGAAAGCCGTGGCAATTGACTATCGTGATCACCTTGCAGGCATGGCAATGGATCGCGCGGATGCAGCGGAAAAGGCGTATGTTGCAGCAGGTGGTACGATTATCAATGTCTCTGATGCCGACCGCAAGGCATGGGCTAACGCGATGCCAAACATCGCGCAAGAATGGGCTGAGACACTGAACGCCAATGGCGAACAGGGAACAGAGATTCTTGCGGCTTATATCGGCAAACTCAAAGCTGCCGGCTTTGTAGGCGCTCGTGACTGGACGCAGCCGTAA
- a CDS encoding TRAP transporter small permease → MLNSAITGLSRVANTLAIAANAAGTLAVLVLVVVLNVDVVSRSVFNAPLKGTYEIVQLSVVFIVFLQLADVVRVDRLTRSDGLLNLLHGRRPRLTATLRRIINAVSAIFMGLIAYIMFPEFLKMWNTQDFFGVPGIFTAPWWPIKLVIASGSALACVIFALKVITAQDRPRLIRAPEHADPKNANTKKGESSK, encoded by the coding sequence ATGCTCAACTCTGCAATTACTGGCCTGTCTCGGGTCGCCAATACGCTTGCGATTGCCGCCAACGCCGCCGGAACTTTGGCCGTGCTGGTGTTGGTGGTTGTCCTCAATGTTGATGTGGTTTCGCGTAGCGTGTTTAACGCGCCGTTAAAGGGAACTTACGAGATCGTCCAACTCTCGGTCGTGTTCATCGTGTTCTTGCAGTTGGCGGATGTGGTGCGCGTGGACAGGTTAACGCGCTCGGACGGGTTGCTGAATCTGCTGCACGGTCGTCGCCCCCGCCTTACAGCTACCTTACGGCGCATTATCAATGCGGTATCTGCGATTTTCATGGGGCTTATCGCTTACATCATGTTTCCCGAATTTCTCAAGATGTGGAACACTCAGGATTTTTTCGGCGTGCCTGGAATTTTTACCGCCCCGTGGTGGCCCATCAAACTGGTGATCGCGAGCGGGAGCGCTCTGGCCTGTGTGATCTTTGCGCTGAAGGTTATCACCGCGCAGGACCGGCCCCGGCTTATCCGTGCGCCTGAACATGCTGACCCTAAAAATGCGAATACCAAAAAAGGTGAATCCAGCAAATGA
- a CDS encoding TRAP transporter large permease, whose product MTPIEIGLVSVIAIIFLIYAGLYIPIALGTVSLISVWLMRDNFTLSLNLMKIAVGDSAMVYSFATIPLFTFMGLVVSKAGLGRDIYEVMTMRFRKVKGGIGMATVGANAVFAAVTGSSIASASVFTKVSVPQMINQDYNPRFAVGVVAGSSVLGMIIPPSAMLIIYSFVAEQSVGDMFLAGVIPGVILAVAYVGAIWFMGRFTPGFMGGRTVDDSEWMSAREIASKTLPTLGLITIILGGIYTGWMTAVESGAAGSLVALIIALWRRSMSLRGFWEALLETGHITAAILFLITAASIYSRMLGIAGLPNQLQDLLSGNSASFWTIMSLYVLLMLFLGTLLDTTSIILIVVPLFLPLIEAMDLSIIWFGIVTVVGAEIGLLTPPLGISCFVIKSTLNDDRISLKDVFMGALPFAFVMLIILVILIEFPVLSLALI is encoded by the coding sequence ATGACCCCTATTGAGATTGGCCTTGTTTCGGTTATCGCCATTATTTTTCTGATCTACGCGGGCCTTTATATTCCGATCGCTTTGGGCACGGTTTCGCTAATTTCGGTCTGGTTGATGCGTGACAATTTCACGCTGTCACTGAACCTGATGAAAATTGCCGTTGGCGATAGTGCGATGGTCTATAGCTTTGCGACAATCCCGTTGTTTACCTTCATGGGGCTGGTTGTGTCCAAGGCGGGCCTGGGGCGTGACATTTATGAAGTCATGACGATGCGATTTCGCAAGGTAAAAGGCGGAATTGGTATGGCAACCGTGGGGGCGAACGCGGTGTTTGCTGCCGTCACTGGATCTTCGATCGCTTCGGCGTCGGTGTTTACCAAAGTATCCGTGCCCCAGATGATCAATCAGGATTACAACCCTCGGTTTGCTGTGGGGGTGGTGGCGGGGTCTTCCGTTCTTGGGATGATCATCCCACCCTCTGCCATGTTGATCATCTATAGCTTTGTTGCGGAACAGTCAGTCGGAGACATGTTTCTTGCCGGAGTTATTCCGGGTGTCATCCTGGCCGTGGCCTATGTCGGGGCGATCTGGTTTATGGGGCGCTTTACGCCCGGCTTCATGGGGGGGCGCACGGTTGACGACAGCGAGTGGATGTCAGCGCGTGAAATTGCCTCAAAAACCCTGCCGACCTTGGGGCTTATTACCATCATTCTCGGGGGCATCTACACGGGGTGGATGACGGCTGTTGAATCGGGGGCGGCGGGTTCGCTTGTGGCGTTGATAATTGCGCTGTGGCGACGGTCCATGTCTCTCAGGGGGTTTTGGGAGGCTTTGCTTGAGACGGGACATATCACAGCCGCCATTCTGTTCCTGATCACGGCGGCGTCGATCTATTCGCGGATGCTTGGGATTGCCGGGCTTCCCAACCAGTTACAAGATCTTCTGTCGGGCAATTCCGCGTCGTTCTGGACCATAATGTCGCTCTATGTGCTCTTGATGCTTTTTCTGGGCACACTGCTGGACACGACGTCGATCATTCTGATTGTCGTGCCGTTGTTCCTGCCGCTCATCGAAGCGATGGATTTGTCGATCATCTGGTTCGGAATCGTTACGGTTGTTGGGGCGGAAATCGGGCTGTTGACGCCGCCTTTGGGCATATCGTGTTTTGTCATCAAATCGACGCTCAATGACGACCGTATCTCTCTCAAGGATGTCTTCATGGGCGCGCTTCCGTTCGCCTTTGTGATGTTGATCATCCTGGTCATCCTTATCGAATTCCCGGTTCTCAGCTTAGCTCTAATATAA
- a CDS encoding hydroxyquinol 1,2-dioxygenase: MRNVTKDNITEVFKSYLSKDMEPRTREVMSALVQHLHDFARETNLTHDEWRRGIDFLEGCAAIETEERHEFVLAADVLGLSSLVDMLHSRENATSSSVLGPFHVSGAPPLEVGGDMKRDFDGIILLAEGVIRDTDGNPIAGAELDIWQTAPNGLYASQDDAQDTYSFHGLMTVGEDGRYAFTTAKPVEYTIPSDGPVGDILRACGRHPWRPSHLHFIVKAPGYRTLVTEIFPDDDPYLDEDTVFGVREDLVMTYHEKAPEDFPEGMALSGKVDVPFLAVEFDVILAKA, from the coding sequence ATGCGCAACGTAACCAAAGACAACATCACCGAGGTTTTCAAAAGCTATCTTTCGAAGGATATGGAACCCCGGACGCGCGAAGTGATGAGTGCGCTCGTGCAGCATCTGCATGACTTTGCGCGTGAAACCAATCTGACCCATGATGAATGGCGCAGGGGAATCGACTTTTTGGAGGGTTGCGCGGCCATTGAGACGGAGGAGCGCCATGAATTTGTTCTGGCTGCCGACGTGCTGGGCCTCTCTTCGCTCGTGGATATGCTTCACTCGCGTGAAAATGCGACATCTTCCTCGGTCCTTGGGCCGTTTCACGTTTCGGGCGCGCCTCCGCTTGAAGTGGGCGGGGATATGAAGCGCGATTTTGACGGCATCATTTTGCTCGCTGAAGGTGTCATCCGGGACACAGATGGAAACCCGATTGCGGGTGCGGAACTCGACATCTGGCAGACGGCGCCTAACGGACTTTATGCCAGTCAGGACGATGCGCAGGATACCTATTCGTTCCATGGGTTGATGACAGTTGGTGAGGACGGACGGTATGCGTTCACCACTGCCAAACCTGTCGAATATACGATACCTTCTGATGGTCCTGTGGGCGACATCTTGCGCGCCTGTGGACGCCACCCTTGGCGCCCGTCGCACCTGCACTTTATCGTCAAAGCGCCTGGTTATCGCACTTTGGTAACCGAGATTTTCCCTGACGATGACCCCTATCTCGACGAAGATACCGTCTTTGGGGTGCGTGAGGATCTGGTCATGACCTATCACGAGAAGGCGCCCGAGGATTTCCCTGAAGGAATGGCTCTCTCGGGCAAGGTTGATGTGCCGTTTCTGGCAGTTGAGTTTGATGTGATCCTTGCGAAAGCCTAG
- a CDS encoding caspase family protein — protein sequence MIGNQDYASVVDLDNARHDAEKMADLLRGLGFTVFDAYDVDRRGFETLLRQSILNAGDNAEIVFFYAGHGIQIGRRNYLLPTDVSFDSIYDLPIESITLDRVIELLSARGQVHIAIIDACRDNPFPNVKLAGNLDASLFETKSGFEVFRTPLNSLVAFSTSPGMVAFDGEGENSPYTTAILKVLGETPEEQAQTVFSKVRETVFQSTNGKQVPWESSTLVRQFQFGTQGGTPRGLMLAQATIPDDSESEPRTSEVLPEPDKPIEPTPVKLPGSVTLDVQYDRRVNFAPLLAHAFGVKDAFQVSVARAPQNGTISSGDNGGLAFVPVISERRSTTFEETQATNFALDVTINSETTQVSVNLNMKVNGCDLAAGDALDAGGVGYYRLPNEIEVLPALELCRDAVSRNPDTPRFRYQLGRAEQAAARLEAAYSSFQAAADAGYVRAKHGLARLLSSEQINRDVVEIPFDQDRANALYDEAIAAGDPFAIHSRGLVLLRNGKSQAERERGFELLDRSAELGHTYSMNELGVFFLSKKNEYYLPDRGLRYLQASAARDDIYGYHNLGFVALFGLDGADIDYPKAYEWFERAATGGHPKSPAAIGRLIVQGKLPGKTPAEALKWYDMGLERGDGWGGANGANMILNGEVSGFPVHAALIRAAKAMQLPDKDAASAAQNLLDQASNSDLARATQALLNEIGEGLTIDGAIGPATRKVLNTRAAEHGLPQPANVPRAQLLTAAKIYWAERPTRPDLF from the coding sequence GTGATCGGTAATCAGGACTACGCCAGCGTTGTCGACCTCGACAATGCGCGCCACGATGCAGAAAAAATGGCCGACCTCCTCCGGGGGCTCGGCTTTACCGTTTTTGACGCCTACGATGTTGACCGTCGCGGCTTTGAGACCCTGTTACGGCAATCAATCCTGAATGCTGGCGACAATGCCGAGATTGTTTTCTTCTATGCCGGACATGGCATTCAGATCGGACGGCGCAACTATCTGCTGCCGACCGATGTATCGTTTGACAGCATCTACGATCTTCCGATTGAAAGCATCACACTCGACCGGGTGATCGAACTCCTGTCGGCACGCGGCCAAGTGCATATCGCCATCATCGACGCCTGCCGTGACAACCCGTTCCCAAATGTCAAACTCGCCGGAAATCTCGATGCCAGCCTGTTTGAAACAAAATCAGGCTTCGAGGTTTTTCGCACGCCGCTGAATTCTCTGGTCGCCTTCAGCACCTCACCCGGCATGGTGGCATTTGATGGCGAAGGCGAAAACAGCCCCTACACCACCGCCATTTTGAAGGTTCTGGGCGAGACGCCCGAGGAACAGGCGCAAACTGTCTTCTCAAAGGTGCGCGAAACGGTTTTCCAATCCACCAACGGCAAGCAAGTTCCCTGGGAAAGCTCGACACTGGTCAGACAATTTCAATTCGGAACCCAAGGCGGAACACCGCGGGGCTTGATGCTGGCCCAGGCAACCATCCCTGATGACAGCGAAAGTGAACCTCGCACATCCGAGGTTCTCCCGGAACCAGACAAGCCAATAGAGCCAACACCAGTCAAACTGCCTGGCTCAGTTACCCTTGATGTCCAATATGACCGGCGGGTCAATTTCGCGCCATTGCTCGCCCATGCATTCGGGGTCAAGGACGCGTTTCAAGTCTCCGTCGCCCGCGCGCCACAGAATGGAACCATTTCCAGCGGTGACAATGGCGGATTGGCCTTTGTTCCGGTCATATCCGAGCGTCGCTCAACCACCTTTGAAGAAACCCAAGCAACCAATTTTGCGCTCGATGTCACAATCAACAGCGAAACAACCCAGGTTTCCGTCAATCTGAACATGAAGGTAAACGGCTGCGATCTCGCCGCCGGCGATGCGCTTGATGCGGGTGGTGTCGGATACTACCGCCTGCCCAACGAGATCGAGGTCTTACCCGCGCTTGAGCTCTGCCGCGATGCCGTCTCGCGAAATCCCGACACGCCGCGCTTTCGCTATCAACTTGGCCGCGCCGAACAGGCCGCCGCCCGCCTCGAAGCTGCTTATTCCAGCTTTCAGGCCGCCGCTGATGCGGGCTATGTGCGCGCCAAACACGGGCTGGCCCGGCTCCTCTCCAGCGAGCAGATAAACCGTGACGTGGTCGAAATCCCGTTTGATCAAGATCGGGCTAACGCGCTCTATGACGAGGCAATTGCCGCCGGTGACCCCTTCGCGATCCACTCCCGAGGGCTTGTTCTCTTGCGCAACGGCAAAAGCCAGGCCGAGCGCGAACGCGGCTTTGAATTGCTCGACCGCTCAGCCGAGCTTGGCCATACCTACTCGATGAACGAGCTTGGAGTGTTTTTTCTGAGCAAGAAGAACGAATACTATCTGCCCGATCGCGGCCTGCGGTATCTGCAAGCCTCTGCCGCTCGTGACGACATCTATGGCTATCACAACCTTGGCTTTGTTGCCCTTTTCGGGCTGGACGGGGCCGACATAGACTATCCCAAAGCCTATGAATGGTTCGAGAGGGCGGCGACGGGCGGCCATCCGAAATCACCCGCCGCAATTGGTCGTCTGATCGTGCAAGGCAAGCTCCCTGGCAAAACGCCCGCTGAAGCGTTGAAATGGTATGACATGGGGCTTGAACGCGGCGATGGCTGGGGCGGTGCCAATGGCGCCAACATGATCCTCAATGGCGAGGTGAGCGGTTTTCCCGTCCACGCCGCCTTGATCCGCGCCGCCAAAGCAATGCAGCTCCCCGATAAAGACGCCGCTAGCGCAGCGCAAAACCTGCTGGATCAAGCTTCAAACTCAGACTTGGCGCGTGCAACACAGGCTTTGTTGAACGAAATTGGCGAAGGTCTGACCATAGACGGCGCCATCGGCCCCGCAACGCGCAAGGTGTTAAACACCCGCGCCGCCGAACACGGGTTACCCCAACCCGCAAATGTCCCCCGCGCCCAACTTCTGACAGCCGCCAAAATCTACTGGGCCGAGCGCCCAACACGTCCCGACCTGTTCTAA